A single region of the Plantactinospora soyae genome encodes:
- the eccE gene encoding type VII secretion protein EccE: MTVTAADNRARSVVTGGSRIDRSAPAPLPASSTPTRSGLFGVRAGQIVAAQVAIALLIAASDYGALAVVGAALVAAVLVLLTWIRLRRRWLFEWISIGMRYSSRQRNLPPSAAPEKLLDLVNPGATVVPADLAGDAASMISDAYGLTAVLELGDQVGMLTDASQTLLSPASLLPAPSAETPPMRVQLLLTGAPAPTLSAGGGTPATSYRQLTDGRLLGHERALLAVRVLRADGWSDEDLRRALSSAVRKVRRRLAPVPTRALGERAALGVLAETVHHDGAQPGRENWQGVQLGGLVQSTFRLRRWPDLRTEAGRRFVPRLLALPATATTVSVSAGPWAGAGTDNIRVDVTVRLAADSAAALTTAVQALRRMLAAEHAGARRLDGEQLDGIAATLPLGVLGAGPTAPAPATTLPASSVDALDLSIGSAGLMIGANRHGSAVVARLFRAETTRVVLIGGVRAAQLIALRAMALGARIVVQTARPRAWEPFVRGASGPGAPIAVIPPGRPVGGAPGTQLQPLLVVVDVGPVAADSQPGPGWQASLVVRDELAPVDVDAVSRADLVVLQPLRPHEAQLAGMALGLGDSADWLTRIRADMVGVINRRVLRWALLSATPIETQLIGPPARF, from the coding sequence GTGACGGTAACTGCGGCAGACAACAGGGCCCGGTCCGTCGTGACCGGAGGCAGCCGGATCGACCGGTCGGCACCGGCGCCGCTGCCGGCGTCGTCCACGCCGACGCGTTCCGGCCTGTTCGGCGTACGGGCGGGTCAGATCGTGGCGGCGCAGGTGGCGATCGCGCTGCTGATCGCCGCCTCCGACTACGGCGCACTGGCGGTGGTCGGAGCCGCGCTGGTCGCCGCCGTCCTGGTGCTGCTGACCTGGATCCGGCTGCGCCGACGGTGGCTGTTCGAGTGGATCAGCATCGGTATGCGGTACTCCTCCCGACAGCGGAACCTGCCGCCGTCGGCCGCACCGGAGAAGCTGCTCGACCTGGTCAACCCCGGCGCCACGGTGGTTCCCGCCGATCTGGCCGGCGACGCGGCGTCGATGATCAGCGACGCCTACGGCCTGACCGCGGTGCTGGAACTCGGCGACCAGGTCGGCATGCTCACCGACGCCTCGCAGACGCTGCTCTCCCCGGCCAGCCTGCTTCCGGCGCCGAGCGCGGAGACCCCGCCGATGCGGGTCCAACTGCTCCTGACCGGTGCGCCGGCACCGACGCTGAGCGCGGGCGGCGGCACGCCCGCCACGTCGTACCGGCAGCTCACCGACGGGCGGTTGCTCGGGCACGAGCGGGCGCTGCTCGCCGTACGGGTGCTGCGCGCCGACGGCTGGTCCGACGAGGATCTGCGACGGGCGCTGTCCAGCGCCGTACGCAAGGTGCGCCGCCGTCTCGCCCCGGTACCGACCCGGGCACTCGGCGAACGCGCCGCGCTCGGGGTACTGGCCGAGACGGTGCACCACGACGGTGCGCAGCCGGGCCGGGAGAACTGGCAGGGCGTACAGCTCGGCGGGCTGGTGCAGAGCACCTTCCGGCTGCGTCGCTGGCCGGACCTGCGGACCGAGGCCGGCCGCCGGTTCGTACCCCGGCTGCTCGCCCTGCCGGCCACCGCGACCACGGTCTCGGTCAGCGCCGGGCCGTGGGCGGGCGCCGGCACCGACAACATCCGGGTGGACGTGACGGTACGGCTGGCCGCCGACAGCGCGGCCGCGCTCACCACCGCCGTCCAGGCGCTGCGCCGGATGCTCGCCGCCGAGCACGCCGGCGCCCGACGGCTCGACGGCGAACAGCTCGACGGAATCGCGGCCACCCTGCCGCTGGGAGTGCTGGGGGCCGGGCCGACCGCTCCGGCGCCGGCCACCACCCTGCCAGCGTCCTCTGTGGACGCTCTGGACCTGTCCATCGGCTCGGCCGGGCTGATGATCGGCGCAAACCGGCACGGCTCGGCGGTGGTCGCCCGGCTGTTCCGCGCCGAGACCACCCGGGTGGTCCTGATCGGTGGGGTCCGGGCCGCGCAGCTCATCGCGCTGCGGGCGATGGCGCTCGGCGCCCGGATCGTCGTACAGACCGCCCGACCGCGCGCCTGGGAGCCGTTCGTCCGGGGCGCCAGCGGACCGGGGGCACCGATCGCGGTCATCCCGCCGGGCCGTCCGGTCGGCGGGGCGCCGGGCACCCAGTTGCAGCCGCTGCTGGTGGTGGTCGACGTCGGACCGGTCGCCGCCGACTCTCAGCCCGGTCCGGGCTGGCAGGCCAGCCTGGTGGTCCGGGACGAACTGGCACCGGTCGACGTCGATGCCGTCTCCCGCGCCGACCTGGTGGTGCTGCAACCGCTGCGGCCGCACGAGGCCCAACTCGCCGGCATGGCGCTCGGACTCGGGGACTCCGCAGACTGGTTGACCCGGATCCGGGCCGACATGGTCGGGGTGATCAATCGCCGGGTACTGCGCTGGGCCCTGCTCTCGGCCACGCCGATCGAGACCCAGCTGATCGGTCCGCCGGCCCGGTTCTGA
- the rarD gene encoding EamA family transporter RarD, translated as MTQVRRGYLYGLGAYTLWGFFPLYIRLLKPAGPIEILAHRVVWSVVFVALVLAVARNWGFLRGLRRRPAALAGVVLAATLIAVNWGTYIYGVNSERVVETALGYFINPLVVVLLGVTVLGERLRVAQWVALGIGGVAVAVLAFDYGRLPYLALTLALSFGGYSLVKKRLGLPAAEGMFVESAVLALPALGYLGWLTWRSDSTFGQVSAGHTALLVLAGAATAIPLLLFAGAANRLPLTGLGMLQYLAPILQLGFGVLVFHEPMPPARLAGFALVWLALVVFTVDGIRQVRRSRSALLAATAEPAAATAAP; from the coding sequence ATGACCCAGGTACGGCGCGGATACCTCTACGGGCTCGGCGCGTACACGCTGTGGGGTTTCTTTCCGCTGTACATCCGCCTGCTCAAGCCGGCCGGGCCGATCGAGATCCTGGCCCACCGGGTGGTCTGGTCGGTGGTGTTCGTCGCCCTGGTGCTGGCGGTGGCCCGCAACTGGGGTTTCCTGCGGGGACTGCGCCGCCGGCCGGCCGCGCTCGCCGGGGTCGTTCTCGCCGCCACGCTGATCGCGGTCAACTGGGGCACCTACATCTACGGCGTGAACTCGGAACGGGTCGTCGAGACCGCGCTCGGCTACTTCATCAACCCGCTCGTCGTCGTCCTGCTCGGGGTCACCGTGCTGGGTGAACGGCTGCGGGTCGCCCAGTGGGTGGCGCTCGGCATCGGCGGTGTGGCGGTGGCGGTGCTGGCGTTCGACTACGGCCGGCTGCCGTACCTGGCCCTGACCCTGGCACTGAGCTTCGGCGGCTACAGCCTGGTGAAGAAGCGGCTCGGACTACCCGCCGCCGAGGGCATGTTCGTCGAGTCGGCCGTGCTCGCGCTGCCCGCGCTCGGCTACCTCGGCTGGCTCACCTGGCGGTCCGACTCGACCTTCGGCCAGGTCTCCGCCGGGCACACCGCACTGCTGGTGCTGGCCGGTGCGGCCACCGCGATTCCGCTGCTGCTCTTCGCGGGCGCGGCGAACCGGCTTCCGCTGACCGGGCTGGGCATGTTGCAGTACCTGGCACCGATCCTCCAACTCGGCTTCGGCGTACTGGTCTTCCACGAGCCGATGCCGCCGGCCCGGCTGGCCGGGTTCGCGCTGGTCTGGCTGGCCCTGGTGGTGTTCACCGTGGACGGGATCCGGCAGGTCCGCCGGTCCCGCAGCGCGCTGCTGGCCGCCACCGCCGAACCGGCCGCCGCGACCGCCGCCCCCTGA
- a CDS encoding alkaline phosphatase D family protein, translating to MIKEEVPRSAARLARRRFLTLTGAATAVAFATNLPAGSTANAGTGSLSDDPFTLGVASGDPLPEAVVIWTRLAPRPYEPLGGMPYHAVSVQWQVATDERFRRIVRSGTASAKPEYSYSVHVDVRGLEPGRHYWYRFKVGRYLSPVGRTRTAPAPWQRVDQLSFAVASCQSWPDGYYTAHRHIATEDVDAVLFLGDYLYEYGISTAGGLRYVTEPVPSQFRTEADTLDRYRLQYALYKSDPDLRAAHQNAPWISTWDDHEVQDNYASLTSRTNAPVEDFLVRRASAYRAYWEHMPLRTPAPRGPNYMLYRRLRFGRLAEVSVLDTRQYRSDQADGDGWKADSAVRRDPARVLAGAQQRQWLLDGVRGSHATWNLLANQVIMSRMDLDPTVGNLYNMDAWDGYGAEQQQVLDGLAALRGRNPVVLTGDVHAAYALEMKRDFADPASQTFGVELVATSISSGGNGQEVSANGQKFLDGNPHLKLVNERRGYIVLRLSQHELRADYRVVPYIDRVGAPVSTVKSFVVEAGNPGLNPG from the coding sequence ATGATCAAAGAAGAGGTGCCCCGATCAGCGGCGAGGTTGGCCCGTCGGCGCTTCCTGACTCTCACCGGAGCGGCGACGGCGGTCGCCTTCGCCACCAACCTGCCCGCCGGTTCGACCGCGAACGCCGGTACCGGCTCGTTGTCCGACGACCCGTTCACCCTCGGCGTCGCCTCCGGTGACCCGCTGCCCGAGGCGGTGGTCATCTGGACCCGCCTGGCGCCGCGCCCGTACGAGCCGCTGGGCGGGATGCCGTACCACGCGGTGTCGGTGCAGTGGCAGGTGGCCACCGACGAGCGGTTCCGCCGGATCGTGCGCTCCGGCACCGCGTCGGCCAAGCCGGAGTACAGCTACAGCGTGCACGTGGACGTACGGGGCCTGGAGCCGGGCCGGCACTACTGGTACCGCTTCAAGGTGGGCCGGTACCTGAGCCCGGTCGGCCGGACCCGGACCGCTCCGGCACCGTGGCAGCGGGTCGACCAGCTCTCCTTCGCGGTCGCCTCCTGCCAGTCCTGGCCGGACGGCTACTACACGGCACACCGGCACATCGCCACCGAGGACGTCGACGCCGTGCTGTTCCTCGGCGACTACCTCTACGAGTACGGCATCTCCACGGCCGGTGGGCTGCGCTACGTCACCGAACCGGTGCCGAGCCAGTTCCGTACCGAGGCCGACACCCTGGACCGGTACCGGTTGCAGTACGCGCTCTACAAGTCCGACCCCGACCTGCGGGCGGCGCACCAGAACGCGCCGTGGATCTCGACCTGGGACGACCACGAGGTCCAGGACAACTACGCGAGCCTGACGTCCCGGACCAACGCTCCGGTCGAGGACTTCCTGGTCCGCCGGGCCAGCGCCTACCGGGCGTACTGGGAGCACATGCCGCTGCGTACGCCGGCACCCCGGGGCCCGAACTACATGCTGTACCGGCGGCTGCGGTTCGGCCGGCTGGCCGAGGTGAGCGTGCTGGACACCCGGCAGTACCGCTCCGACCAGGCCGACGGTGACGGCTGGAAGGCCGACTCGGCGGTCCGCCGCGATCCCGCCCGGGTGCTGGCCGGCGCCCAGCAGCGGCAGTGGCTGCTCGACGGCGTACGCGGATCGCACGCGACCTGGAACCTGCTGGCCAACCAGGTGATCATGAGCCGGATGGATCTCGACCCCACGGTCGGGAACCTGTACAACATGGACGCCTGGGACGGCTACGGGGCCGAGCAGCAGCAGGTGCTCGACGGACTGGCCGCGCTGCGCGGGCGCAACCCGGTCGTCCTCACCGGCGACGTGCACGCCGCGTACGCCCTGGAGATGAAGCGCGACTTCGCCGACCCCGCCTCGCAGACCTTCGGGGTGGAACTGGTCGCGACCTCGATCAGCAGCGGCGGGAACGGTCAGGAGGTCTCCGCCAACGGGCAGAAGTTCCTCGACGGCAACCCACACCTGAAGCTGGTCAACGAGCGTCGCGGTTACATCGTCCTGCGGCTGAGCCAGCACGAACTGCGGGCCGACTACCGGGTCGTGCCGTACATCGACCGGGTCGGCGCACCGGTCTCCACCGTCAAGTCGTTCGTCGTCGAGGCCGGCAACCCCGGCCTGAACCCGGGATGA
- a CDS encoding discoidin domain-containing protein, whose protein sequence is MRSILRRRLAGLAGLSPRRRAVSAAVAVVAAVALAGTTMAVSGAGPADATGSGQNTRLSLGSDVTQVAVNPVPCANQGFELRFGNVGSSEVYADAFLEAPAPLVLSRYLVSSYLPAGYTLKVKITVTAPRATPPGRYEVTVRAGGERLSVPVEVVAPPVDGTGNLARYVPVSASSENLPTYPACGAVDGDRDSNHWASTTGWNDSTRGTFPDWLQVTFDRPQTVGRVDLYTLDSARYPATGYGLRDWDVQVSSGGGAWQTVGQVRGNLVGMVSTTFPPVSVDAVRIVTLASNEGVTYSRIVELEIYAS, encoded by the coding sequence ATGCGCAGCATTCTCCGGCGCCGCCTGGCCGGGCTGGCCGGGCTGTCGCCCCGGCGCAGAGCCGTTTCCGCCGCCGTCGCGGTGGTCGCCGCCGTCGCACTCGCCGGTACCACAATGGCCGTCTCCGGAGCCGGGCCGGCGGACGCCACCGGGTCCGGTCAGAACACGCGGCTGAGCCTCGGCTCCGACGTGACCCAGGTGGCGGTGAACCCGGTCCCCTGCGCCAATCAGGGCTTCGAGCTGCGGTTCGGCAACGTGGGCAGCTCAGAGGTGTACGCCGACGCGTTCCTGGAGGCACCCGCACCGCTGGTGCTGTCCCGGTACCTGGTCTCCAGCTACCTGCCGGCCGGCTACACGCTCAAGGTGAAGATCACGGTGACGGCACCCCGGGCCACCCCGCCGGGCCGGTACGAGGTCACCGTGCGGGCCGGCGGGGAGCGGCTCTCGGTACCGGTCGAGGTCGTCGCGCCGCCGGTCGACGGGACCGGGAATCTGGCCAGGTACGTACCCGTCTCGGCATCCTCGGAGAACCTGCCCACCTACCCGGCCTGCGGCGCGGTGGACGGCGACCGGGACTCCAACCACTGGGCGTCCACCACCGGCTGGAACGACTCCACCCGGGGCACCTTCCCGGACTGGCTCCAGGTGACGTTCGACCGGCCGCAGACCGTCGGGCGGGTCGACCTGTACACGCTCGACTCCGCCCGCTACCCGGCGACCGGGTACGGCCTGCGGGACTGGGATGTGCAGGTCTCCTCCGGCGGCGGGGCCTGGCAGACCGTCGGGCAGGTACGCGGCAACCTCGTCGGCATGGTCAGCACGACGTTTCCGCCGGTGAGCGTGGATGCGGTCCGGATCGTCACGCTCGCCAGCAACGAGGGAGTCACCTACTCCCGGATCGTGGAGTTGGAGATCTACGCCTCCTGA